The following proteins are encoded in a genomic region of Hoeflea sp. IMCC20628:
- a CDS encoding MarC family protein: MDYAELTKAFGAFFAIMNPFVNLPMFLALTADFTVTQQRELAAKVALFSAAMCVVILFAGQQIIDFFGISVDQFRIAGGVVLAHIAWTMLNGNSVSSHHGTEKEQDHMQELSGLAFYPITFPMIVGPGTIATLIIYTGHAKGFEDLIAIGGIVGGILAMLFVVFFFAAFFGKALSDTMRVIMSRLMGMILLAIAVEMIMVGTKAVLPGLA; this comes from the coding sequence ATGGACTACGCTGAACTGACGAAAGCCTTTGGGGCATTCTTTGCAATCATGAATCCTTTTGTAAACCTGCCGATGTTTCTGGCGCTCACGGCAGATTTTACGGTGACTCAACAGCGCGAGCTGGCTGCGAAAGTTGCACTTTTCTCTGCTGCCATGTGCGTGGTAATTCTTTTCGCAGGCCAACAGATCATTGATTTTTTCGGCATTAGTGTCGATCAGTTTCGCATCGCCGGTGGTGTGGTGCTGGCACATATCGCCTGGACGATGTTGAACGGTAATAGCGTTTCCTCGCATCATGGTACTGAAAAAGAGCAGGACCACATGCAGGAACTGTCCGGACTTGCCTTCTATCCCATTACGTTTCCAATGATCGTCGGTCCGGGAACCATCGCAACGCTGATCATCTACACTGGACACGCCAAGGGATTTGAAGACCTGATCGCCATCGGCGGGATTGTTGGAGGCATTCTGGCAATGCTGTTTGTCGTGTTCTTTTTTGCGGCCTTTTTCGGCAAAGCCCTCAGCGACACGATGCGGGTGATCATGTCGCGTCTTATGGGCATGATCCTGTTGGCGATCGCTGTGGAGATGATCATGGTCGGGACGAAGGCTGTTCTTCCGGGGCTCGCCTGA
- the cyoD gene encoding cytochrome o ubiquinol oxidase subunit IV, with translation MSEPNYQQEVRGYLTGFGLALVLTLVPFALVLRGDLSPLATLIVLGGCGLAQFVVQLRFFLHIDLRRQKREDLQLILFSVLLLVIMAGGTIWIIGNLGMRM, from the coding sequence ATGAGTGAACCGAACTATCAACAGGAAGTGCGCGGGTATCTGACCGGCTTCGGACTGGCGCTTGTGCTGACGCTTGTGCCGTTTGCCTTGGTCCTGCGGGGAGACCTGAGCCCTCTCGCAACCCTCATCGTTCTGGGGGGCTGTGGCCTCGCACAATTTGTGGTGCAACTGCGGTTCTTTCTGCATATCGACCTGCGCCGTCAGAAGCGCGAGGACCTGCAGTTGATTTTGTTTTCCGTCCTGCTTCTCGTCATCATGGCGGGCGGTACGATCTGGATTATCGGCAATCTTGGCATGCGGATGTAG
- a CDS encoding cytochrome c oxidase subunit 3, with translation MKTPVLHPGLNLGPRHGEAHERAEKLAFGFWVFLMSDLIIFGLMFATYVTMANPMGMAGGPGPKEAYDLTSIFIQTMVLLTSSLTFGMASLAMRFERGKAAITVWLSVTLLLGIGFLSLEVRDFAHMIDIGAVPSRSGFLSAFWGLVPLHGAHVAIGCLWIMIMLIQMRVFGLVQLVKTRILRLGLFWHFLDLIWIGIFTIVYLGALA, from the coding sequence ATGAAAACGCCAGTCCTTCACCCTGGTCTTAACCTCGGGCCGCGTCACGGCGAAGCGCACGAACGTGCAGAAAAACTGGCCTTCGGCTTTTGGGTCTTTCTGATGAGCGATCTCATCATCTTTGGCCTTATGTTCGCGACCTACGTTACAATGGCCAACCCGATGGGGATGGCTGGTGGTCCGGGACCAAAAGAAGCCTATGACCTGACCAGTATTTTCATTCAAACGATGGTCTTGCTCACCAGCAGCTTGACATTTGGCATGGCGTCACTGGCGATGCGATTTGAGCGAGGAAAGGCGGCGATTACTGTTTGGCTTTCCGTCACACTCCTGCTTGGTATCGGATTCTTGTCGCTTGAAGTGCGGGATTTCGCGCACATGATCGATATCGGTGCTGTTCCATCGCGCAGCGGATTTCTGTCTGCGTTCTGGGGGCTGGTGCCGCTTCATGGTGCCCATGTCGCCATCGGATGCCTGTGGATCATGATCATGCTGATCCAGATGCGCGTCTTCGGGCTGGTTCAGCTGGTCAAGACACGGATTTTGCGTCTCGGCCTGTTCTGGCACTTTCTTGACCTGATCTGGATCGGGATTTTTACAATCGTCTATCTGGGAGCGCTGGCGTGA